The sequence CCGTGAGGCCAGCACGgcgacctcatgggagccctaCTTTATATATTGTAAATGATTTTGCGGTCTATGCGAAGATGACAAGTtggacaatttttcgaatttagctcctacttttgaaaatttggttccCCATTAAACACTCGTAAACAGTTTTTTCACATCTTTCCAATACTGGAATTTAAGTCTGCATTCGGCAAACGAAACGGGGAAAATTTGACTTGAAGGTTTGGCTTCTTCTGTCTTCGGTCAGGTGGGATGGGGTGAAAAATCATAacatttcatgtttttatttgatatttcattttttccaatataaaCATAGGATATTTGCATATAAAAACTGATTCAAAATCATGCGCCGAGCATTCGAAAATCATCTGTTTCACCTTGCTCTTTTGCAGAGAgaacgagaaaaaaatcttctttCAAATCCTGTTACATTTTTGTATTAGACGGAGGGCCCTCTAAGAATGCGTTCGCcgtattcaaaaaaaccagGGTTTCTCATTATTCAAATAaggaaaatctcattttttcaccCTTTCCCGCTTGATCCGCTttcacttcatttttcaatttcctacTGTAGTCtccgttttttgaatatcactTTTTGAGTATGACGTGTGGCTAGGGGGCTCATCTAGCATTTTTTTGACGATGCTTGAATTCAGGTTCACAGCTTAACTCAGATATAGCTTCTCAGATTGTGAGAGTTTATGTGCCCGAGGCGGCGCTTGAAATAATGCACGAATGTGCGAGTATTAGGCAACCGGAAAGTTTGCCGCGCAAAAGCTCGGCGACAGAGCCCACCCGCCCTCTGGGAGCCGAGACAAAGAACATTTTGAGGACTACGGTATCTCTCCTGTTTCTACTAGATATATTTCTTTGACGTAGGTGACTCTTGCTTTATTTTTGGATGTGTATAAAACCATGGAAATCTAATTCAAGCATCACTTTTACGACCTGCAAATCTTGCAAGAGGGAAAAACATTTCATGTTTTgacgttttccttttttttcaattcattctGCTAGagcaataaattttcaggactGCTCATGGATTGTCAGAGCAAAATCGCCGGGACGTGGCGTGCGGATTCAGTTCTCAACTTTCAACATTGAATCTGAGGAGGGATGTCAGTATGACTATATTGAGGTGAGTTacgcgaaaaaaaagtgagaccGTTTCGCGTGGTCCGACGTCTGCCTGGTTTTGCCTCCGCACTATCAAAAAATACTCTTGTATAATATTTaactaaatattaaaaagatAACCCGGCATTTGTCGGTCCATACGTATCAGTAACCCATTCAATTTTAAGCGCAAGTCATTTAACGCTAAGAAAGTAACATTTAAAATGACTACTCTCACAATTGACCCCCCCCTGCGAATCTCAGAacgaatttcagaaagtatgACTAATTCACATGATTTTATTTCCAATCTCTCGCATTCTATAATATATTTTCCTGCAGTTTTCGATCATAAAAATTACAGTAGATTTCAAACACTCCCACTCTCTAAGAATgcaggtgattttttttttcagtgcctCGAATGCAtatgtatataatttttccaacttacTAGGGAAACATAGAGCAACAAAGCGCGTTTGTTCTGTTGATTCATACTTTTCCTAGATTTACGATGGACCTGAAGCTACATTGGAGCGCCTTGTTGGCAGGTTTTGTGGTGATACTAGTCCGGAAGTTATAACTAGCACAGGTATgaatttgttattttaatGAGTTTTTTATAAACCAACTTGTTTCAGGTCCTGAGCTCCTGCTTATCATGCATACGGACAATGCTGAGGAAGAAAAAGGTTTTGTTGCGGAGTATCGAGAAGCTCCGAGATCAAGCTCGACGAAACGAACTTTTGTCTCAAAGACACGTCACAGCCCATTAGAAGAGCCAATACATGATCGGAATGAATGACGTTGCaacacttttatttttcattatacATTTTCCCCCCGCCTTCacttctatttttctttccgTTCTTTTTTGGTATTTGTTGTCTCATTTATTCGGTTTTTGCCGTCCGCCTCCTCATCGTTTGCCTCGTGctcaattctcaattttcaagattctTCGAAATCCTAAATGAATGTGTTTTAGGTAACACCACCAGCCACCCACCAAACAATTAAGCCATGTCGGATTGGATGGGAAGATTGCCATCGTCGATCAGAGAGAAGCCATTGTGCAGCATTTGCATTCCAGGTAAGAAAATTCAATCTACATGTAATTTCtgtaatttctaaattttcattcatcaACAAATTTTACTTTATAACTTATcgtgtatttttatttaaactccattttttttttaaattttcaacgatCTGATTTGATACTGTCCGTTTTTCCACAATTTGAAATGGaaagtgtttttatttttataaatatcaaCTTTGAGCCCTTAATTGATATTTGCATCAAACAAATTTCGAACGCCAAATCGGAATCCGTTTTTCAGGATCCCATGACAGCGGAGCTTATTGGTTCAATCTACGTATGGGCTATGCTCACGATCAGTCATTTCTCCGATATGTACGCAATTTCCGGTGTAACTTTGTGAAACGGATTGTTGAACGATGGGGCTTGACACAATCGTTAgtgacattttttgttgtgcataaaattttatattgtgCTCAGAAAGCAAAAACCCTCAATATTTTATAGGCTACCAATCGACGAGCAGCTGCAAATTGGTGTCCGGTTCTTCGATATTCGACTTGAGCTGGCGTTGGACATCAATGCATCTGCGGTAATTATTAGACTAGTGTAGAAGTGTTGATGTTGAAACAGCGTCACTCCCTTGCatcagtttcattttttttaatattgatcATTATTGTACCCAGATTATCAGTTAGCTATCAACAGTTTTATTTGCTTTGCAGCGGCAGAATCTGGCGCAGGATCCGGACGATTCTTCAAGAAAGGTAGACCATCTAACACCAAACACCATTTAACACAACCCCACTTCACACAATTATATATTGTTTTGTGCTTCGTTTTCGGCATCTGCAACTATCAAGAAAGCTTTCCTCCATGTTCATTTAATTTAACTGACGAATAACTACATTAAAATGAGCTACAGTTGTTTCAGAGTTGCTTCATTGTTCATGGACTCTACTCGATCGACTGTCTCAAACTAGCGCATCAGATGGTGGATTTCCTAGTGGCTCACAAAGAAGAGGTgaacaatttcagaattgaaaaGCGTGTAAAAAAAGCGCGTAACACGCACTTTTAATCGGAgcacctaaaatttttttttattttgaatcaaTGAATTAATGTAAGGCCGTTTCGCAACATTGCATTGTCGCAGAAAAGGCGGAAACTTTAGTTTGGTTTTTAGAGTAATTTAAGGTccttgaaatttgtgaaaaattaactgaaaaactttcagattgaCTTGCCGTTCAATTATTTATAGGGACCAAGTTAGATATAGTGGGAATGATTTCCTTTATGCGGTCAGGTTCAGACCATTGTATTAGAGATTTAAGCGTTCATAGATAAGCCTAAAGCTTATTTTGAATCTCATTTTCTTAGGATTCTCAGTCTCTCGATAATATGCTTAATCTTTTAGGCTCTTTACTTTAGGTTTCTGATATCAGACCAAACCTTGTAGGTTTAAACGTGGGCGAGCAAAAAGTGCTGTTATCATCCACGAAACAAATTCTTACAATCGGTGACAGTTGCTTTCCCTTACaacccaaaatttccaattttcaggttctgATTCTCAATGTCAGTCACATCTATCGTATGACCGAATACGACTTCCGACGATTCTTCCTCCATCCCTTCTCAAGCATCGCCGAGCGATGTGGTATTTCTCTGTGCCCGACTGACGTCGATCTCCGTATTGTAACGCTCGACGAGCTTATTGAAAAAGAGTTTCGGTAAGTGAAAAGTTTGCGGTTGTATCTCCATACAAGTGCATTGCAGAATAATAGTCGTGGGACCGTCAGATCAAGACATGGATGGATGCTGTTTCCGATCTGCTGCGCTACAAAATAAATGGCCACGGAAAAATAACACATCCGATCTACTTGTCTATCTTCAAGCTCAGATACATGCTCCAGTGACTCCAGGGCTCCGTGTGTTGCAAGGTGTTATTACACCAGAATTGTCTGATATTGtatgttcacatttttttggggaaaacaagtttaaaaaagtttttatttcagttccGAAATCTACGGagttcattgaaaaaaacgttttccttACCAATGCGAGGATTGCTGAAAGAGTGGCTTCAGCGGCTGGACGATGaggaaatcggaaatttgaacaTTCTGATCTCCGACCAGGTTGATACCGAATTCTGCCGCTTGGTGTATTATCTGAACATTAATGAGTATCCAGAACATAAACTGGACAGTTATTCTGTGAATCCATACCTGGAAAATAAACCTAGAGCTCTCAAGACCAAAAACTGGGATGCTGAAATCACTTACCCGACCCCGCCAGAATCCGACAAGAAAGAAAGGAGTGTGTTGAACGAGCCCCTGGAAGATGGAGAAAACGagccggaatttttaattgaagaaatttttgacGAATTCGAAGTTCCCGTTTCTTCAATTCCCCCGAAGAAACCAATCCGTACAAGCGTCATGGTTCAACAAGTGGAAATGGTTTTAGACGAAAGTACATCTTCCGAAGACACCTCTTTAATTCTCCCAAGATCCCCAATTCCGCCACCAAAACCCAAAAGATTTTCGCAACGAATTCCTCTGGTGATGGAGGTTCAGCAGATTCCAGATGATGATTTTCCATACTCAGATGCACCTTGCGTCCCATTCTCCAGAAGCAGTGACACTCCCGTTCGGATTGCTCTACCAGTTACTGAGGAAGAGCTACGATTGGCTGCTCTTGGGGAATATCCTCGTTATGGATCGCAGAGATCACAGAGATCACAGCTTTCCCCAAGGATTGAAGAGAAGAAAGACGATAATTTGAATGGAGTTGAGGAGAAGGACGGgtctgatgatgatgaagctCCGCTCATATCTCATGAAGTTGAAAGTATGGTTGAAGACTTGATTATCAATTCAACAATTGATGCGATGGATAATCTAGCTGATCGATTCAAAAGTCATGAATAGAATTTAAATACCACgtagttgatttttaatcattcAATTATGTATCTAACTTCAAGTgtccaacatttttccaaattatttttgcacaACCTTTGAAATCATCATTAATCATATAACAAACCCAAACTCTCATTTCCTTGTGATAATTATTTGTAACATTCCAAAAGTCTTCCCCGCTTTTTTGGCTTTTGCCGTGTACCATTTTAACACATTTTATTATCCACATAGCTATTTTCTTGCTTCCTTCTATTCACGTCAATGATGTGCTTGTACTGCCACAGGAGATACTTCATtccaaacttttctaaaacataattttccatttcttttttcttttaaaaaattctacacattccgaaaatttcttcaaaagttattcaagttttttaccTGCTTTTTCTTTCATATTAGAGTAACATTCAATGGTTGAGTAGTGTTAGCTTGGTGCATCGACGATTTGATTTTTATGGTTGTATTGATTCAATTTATTATAACTCCCCGGGCCCCCAGCTTTGAAGGTAGTCTACGTAGTTTCACTTTATGTATAAAACGATGAATTCTAAATTTCCCAATTATATTATGCAGTGCAATTGTTCTTGATGTTGTACAAAATGTGACCaaataaatttactttttatatTGGAATTGTAAAAAGagcagaaaaccaaaaaaggtAATTTAAGCAGacagtccaaaaaaaaatagcgaaaaaattacaaaaacgaCAATTATTTAGGAACAGTCCTGGTTTATACATTTGTACCAACAAATCAAGTGTTTTTGTGTACTCACACTCATTTATTTGAGAAAAGTGATGTGTGAATAGTAAACTCGACGGATGAAACAGGGGCAGGATGATTGATCATTGTTCCAATGATCGTAGTGAAGATTGGATTTGAAAACGATTTGAAtagttcaattttccaattatcaacttatagaagtttttttttaaagatttttatttacagaatGTATAAAGATTTGACTATAATAATGTGTATAAGTCAGGGGTGCATTGCCAACCgacaattctacaaaataagACGGCTAGACATGTTCCCccgatatttttcattaaaatttaatttaatcaactaataaaatatagCCTTCcagaatattctgaaaatcagtTAGCCTTTTAGaacttctctgaaaatttaaaagatcaaactattttcaatgcaattttttcaagaagaacTATGAGTATATGCTGATTAGCCTGCATGAATAGATTTTCgattcaaatttcttattttggtCAAAAATAATCACTGACAGATAATCTTTAATCTTATTTTCACTCATTTGTGTACTACTAATCTTTTTTTCCAGGTCTATACTTTAATGTTTATCATTTGATTATTAAACTTCAAAACTGGTTCTTCTATTCGGTCCATGCTTTTACAAATTCTCACAGCAAATCAGTTGGtcagatttttcacaaataatttcataaaaattgtatccgattaaatgtttaaaaaaatgaaaaaaataccaGTTGTTCTGAAACGAACTTTTGgagtttctttaaaaaaaatgaatgtttcaTAACATTCCGTTACTTGTACAGATTCATCAGGAAAGCGGTTGTCAATAAATAACGTTCATAACTGCAAATGCGTACTCCAGAAACATCTCattttagattattttatGGCGTCATTGATATTGCAGTCAAGTTGTTTCTCCTGAatattctttgtttttttttactttttgaagaaaactgatCGTTCTTTGAGTTGCTCTTCCCATTTTCAAGCGCGACTTCAAAGAACAATTTCCTGGGAACCActgagtttttttgttggaatattGGTATAAATTGGCTACACTGTGCTCTGTTTTCAAAtgtgttttaattttacaaaggGATTATCCATTAAATTTGagacattttgtttttcacagttGCAGAGGCATAGGgtttgttaaaaataattgcatttataaagatttttgttaaaaatttttaaaatcttcaaaattgttaGATGATttaaaaacagtaaatttCACAATGTTTACAACAGGTatgtcatttttaaaactaggTGATATTGTAAATACGTAATATTCAATAATAAAGACAATTCCGTATtgcctctaaaaatttttgcaccTTAATGTTTTAACATAATGATTGCTCTAAGAAAATATCTCACCCAAATAAAttctagcaattttttaagaacttACAAAAGGAGTATCCTAAAACTTCTGTAACTTATTGATACTTAtagttctaaaaaaacaaattttgcgtCTAAAATTGGCAAATATGGCTGAATTGTGTTAGAACAAGTCCCAATTAATCTTTacttaacaattttcaataacaccAAAAACAATGGAGCTATTCTTTAACAAAAATCTCTAGTCCATTGTCATTTTATTGTGATCTATGttattaaaaatccaattcttCTTTTGGGAATACCACGTAACCtaagaatttttgttttgaagaggattaagttttatttaaaaagggCTTATGCGCTGGGTGTGTCTTAATAAAGCTGATCATTAGATactcttgaaaaaatgaaaaaaaaaacacattttttacaatCAAAATTCTGATCGAACTATTTCTCATTTAGATCGTTGTCCTAGACATATCAAAATTCTCACGTATGTACTTCCCTGTTTCATGttacattttgaacttttctgattcggttaaaaaaattttttcaataatgccATTTTGAGTGCTTTAATTTGGCAGTTTCGAAGAACTCAATggtttctttcattttttaaacgattattgttattcaaatttaaatttttacttcCTTTTCATAAGTTtagctatttttaaaaaatttgtaaaatttgtgtttcctatgaaattattgaaaacgaATGAGTACATACATTGCGCACTTCTGTGATcctgaaataaaactttttgaagtttaaaagTTTGTGAAATTTGAGTGTCGCAttcttattttccaaataatatATCACCTGTGTAATCACTCTGGATAGCTTTTcgctcaaaaatgtttgtagTTCCGTGTACTTTTACCAACACTCATCTAAAATTTCTTGTAATCAGAGTCTACTTCATATCGtagaaattgtgatttttgaatagaaatgTACAATATAAAACTCCAACTTGAAAAAAACGCTGTGACCGGAGTTTTTACCTAGCTTATCATGTGCATTTTTACAATGAATGATGTGCCCTTGGGAATCCATGACAAATTTGCTTTGACATATATTTTtgtctagaatttttatttgtgacTTTGATCAAATTGTAAATAATATCAGTTTCTAAGCCTGAAATAACTTGTACAGAATTctacataatattttttcggaaCAACCTGAGCACAAAGAcaacttattttgaaaaattgtatattaaTCATCAAATAAAGATAATAAACTTTTCCCAGAAACATctcatatttatttattctttcTACTACAAAGTATTAGTTTTTGCATTTCTACGTtgacattttcattttattatatgattattattattttattatccGGCCGCCTAGTGGTTTGATCTCAGGGCATATGAGAATAGAAAAAAGGAGTAAAGGATGAAGCAGGTGCTATAGAAACATctttcgcattttttttggtcgtgTGAACAAAATGCATTCGGTGGTTatcaatcaacttttttttttagaaatcttgGCGTTCaactcttatttttcaaacaaagatTAAAGTAAAAGCGGATTAGAACAAAGTTGGTTAACATTATTACtagtcaacatttttttttcgcgtttcATTTCCCGCTACCTTTTCCGAGCCCTTAATGTTGACTTGGAACattccacaaaaattttgactatCAAAATGTAACAAGTGCTTATGATCTACTACAAAGtctactatttttcaattttctgaaaaaattaattttaaaaaaagagcgTTACTCATTTCCAGAAATACTTTTACCCCGGATTACTTTCACATCCCGTCTCCTCTTTctgcctttttttttgcttcagaGTCCCATTATCCGTTGTGTGGTGCATTCGATTGGTTTTTCTGTTGGCATTTGACCCGAGATACACAATgttatttcagatatttttgccgagtttttctcaaaatttgctgcAAATTAGGAATTAGATTTATTGGAGGTGAGTGCGGAATTTTTGTTCTAATTTATAATTTGCTTGTGTCTAGCACTAAGTACTTGGAGGTTCaaacacaattttaaagtttttttcgagTCAAGTTCAAACAATTACCATATTCAAAGATCCTGAAAAAACGTAAGAACTAAAGCAGATGTTTTCCAAATTGAATGACAACCGAAATAATCTGGTTTTGAATACTTTATCAGGCATTTGTTTTTTCGAATACgtgaataataaataaaatctaaAAGCGCGTTGcatattaaattttgttcCAACCTTTGTTTccagagttttttttgaatgaataaaGATTCCCGTAATGTAACTCATTTAAAGTTGACAGTGGTTTACGCGTTTTTAAGTTCAAGATGGGAAATAAAATTAGTCATCAAAAGCTTCaaatataatataatattCACTTATTTCTCCAGctagaaaaaatacgattcCTAAAGCTTAAATTTTGCCTGaacacgtttttttcaaatttttaaagcccATAGTTAAAATTACAAAGGGTAACATCTCTAACATTTGATGAACTTTACTTCATACAcagatcttgaaaaaatttaaataccaTTAGCTTCTGATAAAGACTATGTTTAATTGGTATCAAAATaatctgattttgaaatttcatcaagctcaattcaattttataactATCAGAATATTTCATTATTCCAAGAAAcacgttaaaaattttatttgattctaGTGTGTTAGGGCTATTCACGTAATCCAAAAGtgatttttgcattaaaatcatttaagattcaatgaaatcaaaatgaaatactttaaaacgcacagtttaaaaaatacttgacttgagttttatcaaaatttgtaattagattctgaataataaatttttaaagtttaatttataaataagTCATTCAAAAAGTCTTAATAgctttttatagtttttttttggtaaaaaagtttcaacatATTATGTTAACgagctatttt comes from Caenorhabditis elegans chromosome X and encodes:
- the F38E9.1 gene encoding PLCXc domain-containing protein (Confirmed by transcript evidence), which translates into the protein MSDWMGRLPSSIREKPLCSICIPGSHDSGAYWFNLRMGYAHDQSFLRYVRNFRCNFVKRIVERWGLTQSLPIDEQLQIGVRFFDIRLELALDINASARQNLAQDPDDSSRKSCFIVHGLYSIDCLKLAHQMVDFLVAHKEEVLILNVSHIYRMTEYDFRRFFLHPFSSIAERCGISLCPTDVDLRIVTLDELIEKEFRIIVVGPSDQDMDGCCFRSAALQNKWPRKNNTSDLLVYLQAQIHAPVTPGLRVLQGVITPELSDIFRNLRSSLKKTFSLPMRGLLKEWLQRLDDEEIGNLNILISDQVDTEFCRLVYYLNINEYPEHKLDSYSVNPYLENKPRALKTKNWDAEITYPTPPESDKKERSVLNEPLEDGENEPEFLIEEIFDEFEVPVSSIPPKKPIRTSVMVQQVEMVLDESTSSEDTSLILPRSPIPPPKPKRFSQRIPLVMEVQQIPDDDFPYSDAPCVPFSRSSDTPVRIALPVTEEELRLAALGEYPRYGSQRSQRSQLSPRIEEKKDDNLNGVEEKDGSDDDEAPLISHEVESMVEDLIINSTIDAMDNLADRFKSHE